A genomic region of Mesorhizobium sp. NZP2077 contains the following coding sequences:
- a CDS encoding Ldh family oxidoreductase, producing MAGDQMMRLTQARIETLACTALMRHGASDEQARALAAGIAAAERDGLKSHGLMYLPTYCEHLACGKVMGLAEPRLTRPAPAVVAVDASNGFAHAAISAGLPQLIDAARSQGLAALAIRNSYNCGALGYHTERIARDGLVGLGFTNAPASIAPWGGRKAAVGTNPWSLAVPDGQGGARFVIDQSASVVAKSEVIKRARAGEPIPPGWAFDASGVTTTDASEALKGTMAPAGGYKGVGSALLVEIFAACLTGANPGLVASPFSGTAGGPPGTGQFFLAVAPDATSGGAFAGALEIVVGAFAGEARLPGTRRFAARERNTSEGIEVAAETLATLEKLAGTAA from the coding sequence ATGGCGGGTGACCAGATGATGCGCCTGACGCAAGCCCGGATCGAGACGCTGGCCTGCACGGCCCTGATGCGCCACGGCGCCAGTGACGAACAGGCCCGGGCGCTGGCCGCCGGCATCGCGGCGGCCGAACGCGACGGCCTGAAGTCGCACGGCCTGATGTATCTGCCGACCTATTGCGAACATCTGGCCTGCGGCAAGGTGATGGGATTGGCTGAGCCTCGCCTGACACGGCCGGCTCCTGCTGTCGTCGCTGTCGATGCCAGCAATGGCTTCGCGCACGCCGCCATTTCCGCCGGCCTGCCGCAATTGATCGACGCGGCGCGCTCGCAAGGTCTCGCGGCGCTTGCCATCCGCAACTCCTACAACTGCGGCGCGCTTGGTTATCACACGGAACGGATCGCCCGGGACGGCCTGGTCGGGCTGGGCTTCACCAACGCGCCGGCCTCGATCGCGCCCTGGGGCGGCCGCAAGGCGGCCGTTGGCACAAATCCCTGGTCGCTGGCGGTTCCCGACGGGCAAGGCGGCGCGCGCTTCGTCATCGATCAGAGCGCGAGTGTCGTCGCCAAGAGCGAAGTCATCAAGCGGGCCCGTGCCGGCGAACCCATCCCTCCCGGCTGGGCCTTCGACGCAAGCGGCGTGACCACCACCGATGCTAGTGAAGCCTTGAAGGGCACAATGGCGCCGGCCGGCGGCTACAAGGGCGTCGGCTCCGCCCTGCTGGTGGAGATTTTCGCCGCATGCCTAACCGGCGCCAACCCAGGGCTTGTCGCCAGTCCGTTCTCCGGCACAGCCGGAGGTCCCCCCGGGACTGGTCAATTCTTCCTGGCGGTCGCACCCGATGCCACCTCGGGTGGAGCGTTCGCCGGAGCGCTGGAGATCGTCGTCGGCGCTTTCGCCGGCGAGGCAAGGCTTCCGGGGACACGGCGCTTTGCCGCGCGCGAGCGCAATACAAGCGAAGGCATCGAGGTGGCGGCGGAAACGCTTGCCACGCTCGAAAAGCTCGCCGGGACTGCCGCATGA
- a CDS encoding LysR family transcriptional regulator, giving the protein MTKTISLIGMRSFVAVCETGGVRAAADKIGRSPSAVSMTLKQLEDDIGAPLFESERKAALSAVGRIVLDEARAIIAHYDRACLAIVSYAADREGRCDVASVPSVAVTLLPRAIAQLRAEGNRFDIHVRDSDSNAIVEAVENGMVEVGLCVLATKRPQLSFEPLFQEPLDFVCPVDHPLAKSKRPLTWEQLESESFIENGAAAALGIAEIEALAASSKLTASNVSSNLAMVEAGLGVTILPRLCRWKSSHAVRFVPLADPRSSRTVGWIAKEGRNLQPASLRFIECIRLQTRASEGEFGYAAA; this is encoded by the coding sequence GTGACCAAAACCATCAGCCTGATTGGCATGCGCAGCTTCGTCGCGGTTTGCGAGACCGGTGGCGTGCGCGCCGCGGCCGATAAGATCGGCCGCTCGCCGTCCGCCGTGTCGATGACCCTCAAACAGCTCGAGGACGACATTGGCGCGCCACTGTTCGAGAGCGAGCGCAAGGCTGCGCTTTCAGCCGTGGGGCGCATCGTGCTCGACGAGGCGCGGGCAATCATCGCCCACTATGATCGCGCGTGCCTGGCCATCGTCAGCTACGCGGCCGACCGTGAGGGCCGCTGTGACGTCGCAAGCGTGCCTTCCGTTGCCGTGACCTTGCTGCCACGGGCGATCGCCCAGCTGCGCGCCGAAGGCAACCGCTTCGATATCCATGTTCGCGACAGCGATTCCAACGCCATCGTCGAGGCGGTCGAAAACGGCATGGTGGAGGTCGGCTTGTGCGTGCTTGCAACCAAGCGGCCGCAACTCAGCTTCGAGCCGCTGTTCCAGGAGCCGCTCGATTTCGTCTGCCCGGTCGATCATCCCCTGGCCAAATCGAAACGTCCATTGACGTGGGAGCAACTGGAAAGCGAGAGCTTCATCGAGAATGGCGCGGCCGCAGCCCTTGGCATTGCCGAGATCGAGGCGCTTGCCGCCAGCTCGAAACTTACCGCGAGCAATGTGAGCTCCAATCTGGCGATGGTCGAGGCCGGGCTCGGCGTGACTATCCTGCCTCGGCTTTGCCGCTGGAAATCCAGCCACGCCGTTCGCTTCGTTCCGCTTGCCGATCCACGATCGAGCCGGACGGTCGGCTGGATCGCCAAGGAAGGCCGTAACCTGCAGCCGGCATCGCTCAGGTTCATCGAATGCATTCGCCTGCAGACGCGGGCGAGCGAGGGAGAATTCGGTTATGCGGCGGCGTGA
- a CDS encoding aldehyde dehydrogenase family protein, which translates to MLTGQNFVAGEWRDGADWIEDSNPSDLTDSVGRFAQAASSDVHDAVAAAHDAQREWVAAGLEARAAVLDAIGRELMARSKELGELLSREEGKILAEGVGEVYRAGQFFTYFAAEALRNLGSSADSVRAGVDVLTEREPLGVVAIISPWNFPIATASWKIAPALAFGNAAVWKPASITPASAWALTEIISRQAIPKGLFNLVMGSGSTIGRELAANADIQGLSFTGSGAVGSGIAALAAARFVKLQLEMGSKNPFVVMDDADLDRAVDLAVNGAFGGSGQKCTASSRLIVHQPVHDAFVEKFLAKTKALKVGHALEAGVQMGPVVSAGQLGANLDYVALGKSEGAELATGGEALERAHRGHYMAPTVFLNGRSRMRINQEEMFAPITCVITANDLDEAIFLANDTPYGLTAGIATRSLARATKFRHASRSGCVMVNLATAGTDYHVPFGGIRASSYGPREQGRAAVEFYTQVKTSYIHAGVPE; encoded by the coding sequence ATGCTGACCGGACAGAACTTCGTTGCCGGCGAGTGGCGCGATGGCGCCGACTGGATCGAGGACAGCAATCCGTCGGACCTCACCGATAGTGTCGGGCGTTTTGCCCAAGCTGCATCGTCCGATGTTCACGACGCCGTAGCGGCGGCCCATGATGCTCAGCGAGAATGGGTGGCAGCCGGGCTCGAAGCGAGGGCCGCGGTTCTGGATGCCATCGGCCGTGAATTGATGGCGCGCTCGAAGGAGCTTGGCGAACTGCTGTCCCGTGAGGAAGGCAAGATCCTGGCCGAGGGCGTCGGCGAGGTCTATCGCGCCGGGCAGTTCTTCACCTATTTCGCCGCCGAGGCGCTGCGCAATCTCGGCTCTTCGGCGGACTCTGTCAGGGCCGGCGTGGACGTCCTGACAGAGCGCGAGCCGCTCGGCGTCGTCGCGATCATATCGCCGTGGAATTTTCCCATCGCCACCGCGTCCTGGAAGATCGCGCCGGCACTGGCTTTCGGCAATGCCGCCGTCTGGAAGCCGGCCAGCATCACGCCAGCCAGCGCCTGGGCCCTGACCGAGATCATCAGCCGGCAGGCCATTCCAAAAGGCCTTTTCAACCTCGTCATGGGATCGGGATCGACAATCGGCCGCGAACTCGCGGCCAATGCTGACATCCAGGGTTTGAGCTTCACCGGCTCCGGCGCCGTCGGGTCGGGTATCGCGGCATTGGCTGCGGCGCGGTTCGTGAAACTTCAGCTCGAAATGGGGTCGAAGAACCCATTCGTGGTCATGGACGACGCCGACCTCGACCGCGCCGTCGACCTTGCCGTGAACGGTGCTTTTGGCGGCTCGGGACAGAAATGCACGGCGTCCTCGCGTCTCATCGTCCACCAGCCGGTGCATGATGCCTTTGTCGAGAAGTTCCTTGCAAAAACCAAGGCGCTGAAGGTCGGCCATGCCCTGGAAGCCGGCGTCCAGATGGGGCCGGTCGTCAGCGCTGGACAACTCGGCGCCAACCTCGACTATGTGGCGCTCGGCAAAAGCGAAGGCGCCGAGCTTGCAACAGGTGGCGAAGCGCTGGAGCGGGCGCATCGGGGGCACTACATGGCCCCCACCGTTTTCCTCAACGGGCGCTCGCGCATGCGCATCAACCAGGAGGAAATGTTTGCGCCGATCACCTGCGTCATCACCGCCAATGATCTTGACGAGGCCATCTTCCTCGCCAACGACACGCCTTATGGGCTGACGGCGGGGATCGCCACGCGCTCATTGGCGCGCGCCACGAAGTTCCGCCATGCGTCGCGCTCGGGCTGCGTCATGGTCAACCTTGCGACCGCCGGCACGGACTATCATGTGCCGTTCGGCGGCATTCGTGCCTCCAGCTACGGCCCGCGTGAGCAAGGCCGTGCCGCGGTCGAGTTCTACACGCAGGTCAAGACGTCCTATATCCATGCGGGCGTACCCGAATGA
- a CDS encoding membrane dipeptidase — MTTDQPQVLIDGLQYCNWSREIFQQMRQGGLTAVHATVGYHEGFRETVRHLVDWRTRFRDNEDLILLARDSADIERARATNRTAIFLGLQNPMPIEDDIGLIEMLFDLGIRFMQLTYNNQSLLGCGWMEKEDSGITRMGREAIADMNRLGMIIDLSHAGERTALEAIALSQKPVVISHANPRWLCDSNRNVSRTVMQALREKQGLLGLSLYPLHLQQGSETTLRQFGEMASAAAEIMGAEQLGIGSDLCQDQPDSIVRWMREGRWTRQAIRGASFPAQPSWFRSNLDFPKLSEGLLSAGFGKVETSLVLGNAWHRFIVTSLLNVA; from the coding sequence ATGACCACCGATCAGCCCCAGGTGCTCATTGACGGGCTTCAATACTGCAACTGGTCGCGCGAGATCTTTCAACAGATGCGCCAGGGCGGCCTGACCGCGGTCCACGCCACTGTCGGTTACCATGAAGGTTTCCGCGAGACGGTACGCCACCTCGTCGATTGGCGCACACGCTTCCGCGACAACGAGGACCTCATCCTTTTGGCGCGCGACAGCGCCGACATCGAGCGCGCCCGCGCCACGAACCGGACGGCGATTTTCCTCGGCCTGCAGAACCCGATGCCGATCGAGGACGACATCGGCCTGATCGAAATGCTCTTCGATCTCGGCATCCGCTTCATGCAGCTCACCTACAACAACCAGTCGCTTTTGGGCTGCGGCTGGATGGAGAAGGAAGACAGCGGCATCACCCGCATGGGGCGCGAGGCGATTGCCGACATGAACCGGCTGGGCATGATCATCGATCTGTCGCACGCGGGCGAGCGAACGGCGCTGGAAGCGATCGCGCTGTCGCAAAAGCCGGTGGTCATCAGCCACGCCAATCCGCGTTGGCTTTGCGACAGCAACCGCAATGTTTCAAGGACCGTCATGCAAGCGCTGCGCGAGAAGCAGGGATTGCTCGGCCTTTCGCTCTACCCGTTGCATCTTCAGCAGGGCTCGGAGACGACGCTTCGGCAATTCGGCGAAATGGCCTCAGCAGCCGCCGAGATCATGGGAGCGGAGCAACTCGGCATTGGCTCGGATCTTTGCCAGGACCAGCCCGACAGCATCGTGCGCTGGATGCGCGAGGGCCGCTGGACCCGCCAGGCGATCAGGGGCGCGAGCTTTCCGGCTCAACCTTCCTGGTTCAGATCGAACCTCGACTTTCCCAAGCTTTCGGAAGGCCTTCTGTCGGCGGGCTTCGGCAAGGTCGAAACCTCGCTCGTGCTTGGCAATGCCTGGCATCGCTTCATCGTCACTAGCCTCCTTAACGTTGCATGA
- a CDS encoding adenylate/guanylate cyclase domain-containing protein, whose protein sequence is MLAASIASLALRICFGVWTLSRIVSVGRNGIAASLAYLILLALSTALVSPPWENILRDVMMVSISPFTHPPPNIVVVSITEQTLADFPYRSPLDRAFLADILARIESARPLAIGIDLLFDQATEPEKDSRLETVIETASVPVVIASASRTDGLTQRQSDYLNAFAPSAKRGLAALLHDNLDGVVRGAFPGREGDGAWMPSFAAVIAASTGVGGGHWPEEMVYYRTANSLPFSFPTYPAQAVPLAPLSWFEGKYVLIGVDLQQIDRHPTPFALLSGAKIGVLPGVAIHAHSLARLVSGNRITTPWPAVGYAPMLLVGLFCLWIVWRPIPVVFKPVAVACTVLLVWISEAWAFARFAILVPMVAPALLVVGLSAFVGFLAWRRDAKARQFIQNAFSKYVSPAVVAAIVKEPNALHLGGEKRELTCVFTDVEGFTSFSEQLAPEVLADVLNEYLNGLCELFIEHGATIDKVIGDAVVGFFGAPAAQNDQAERAVSLALAVQDHAQRLREKSARRGHSLGSTRIGIHGGPAIVGNFGGNRFFNYTAIGDTVNAAARLEGANKYIGTKNCISSEVARQTTRFLLRPAGVLHLKGKNQGIETFEAMTRNPENTILYEEYLNAYALLAAGDTRAIAAFKLLVKNYPQDGLIAFHHNRLASGEFGADIHLVGK, encoded by the coding sequence ATGCTGGCTGCGAGCATCGCTTCACTGGCACTAAGGATCTGTTTCGGCGTGTGGACACTTAGCCGAATCGTCAGCGTTGGGCGAAATGGGATCGCCGCATCGCTCGCCTATTTGATTCTGCTGGCCCTCTCGACTGCTCTCGTGTCACCGCCGTGGGAGAATATCCTGCGCGACGTGATGATGGTCTCTATCTCGCCGTTCACCCATCCTCCACCCAACATTGTTGTGGTCTCAATAACAGAACAGACCCTGGCGGATTTTCCATACCGCTCACCACTGGACCGTGCCTTCTTGGCCGACATCCTGGCTCGGATCGAGTCGGCCCGCCCTCTTGCCATCGGCATCGACCTGCTGTTCGACCAGGCAACAGAGCCGGAAAAGGATTCCCGCCTCGAAACTGTCATCGAAACCGCCAGTGTACCTGTGGTGATCGCCTCGGCTTCGCGGACTGACGGCCTTACCCAAAGGCAATCCGACTATCTAAACGCGTTCGCTCCGTCGGCAAAGCGGGGCCTTGCAGCATTGTTGCATGACAATCTCGACGGCGTGGTCCGTGGAGCCTTTCCCGGTCGAGAAGGCGACGGGGCCTGGATGCCAAGCTTTGCTGCTGTGATCGCAGCATCAACCGGCGTTGGTGGTGGCCACTGGCCGGAGGAGATGGTCTACTACCGCACGGCGAACAGCCTGCCCTTCAGCTTTCCAACCTATCCGGCACAGGCCGTTCCGCTGGCACCGCTCAGCTGGTTCGAGGGGAAATATGTTCTTATCGGTGTAGACCTACAGCAAATAGACCGTCATCCGACACCGTTCGCGTTGTTGAGCGGCGCGAAAATCGGTGTCCTCCCTGGCGTCGCGATCCACGCCCATTCGTTAGCCAGGCTCGTGTCCGGGAATCGGATAACGACCCCTTGGCCTGCAGTGGGCTATGCGCCAATGCTTCTTGTCGGGCTGTTCTGCTTGTGGATCGTTTGGCGGCCGATCCCGGTGGTCTTCAAACCTGTCGCGGTCGCTTGTACGGTGCTGCTGGTATGGATCAGCGAGGCGTGGGCGTTCGCGCGGTTCGCAATCCTCGTTCCGATGGTCGCCCCTGCATTGCTTGTGGTCGGCCTGTCGGCGTTCGTTGGCTTCCTGGCTTGGAGACGGGACGCCAAGGCTCGCCAGTTCATTCAGAACGCGTTCTCGAAATATGTCAGTCCGGCCGTTGTTGCAGCGATTGTCAAGGAACCTAACGCTCTCCATCTCGGTGGCGAGAAGCGTGAGCTCACCTGTGTATTCACTGATGTCGAGGGATTTACGTCATTCAGCGAGCAACTCGCGCCAGAGGTGCTCGCAGATGTATTGAACGAATATCTGAACGGGCTCTGCGAGTTATTTATCGAGCATGGTGCAACCATCGACAAGGTCATCGGCGATGCGGTGGTCGGCTTCTTCGGGGCTCCGGCAGCACAAAATGACCAAGCGGAGCGGGCGGTGTCTCTGGCACTTGCTGTGCAGGACCACGCGCAGCGGCTGCGAGAGAAATCGGCACGACGGGGCCATTCACTCGGATCCACGCGCATAGGTATTCATGGCGGGCCGGCAATCGTCGGCAACTTCGGGGGAAATCGGTTCTTCAATTACACAGCTATTGGAGATACTGTAAATGCCGCAGCCCGGCTTGAGGGAGCGAACAAGTACATCGGCACCAAAAACTGCATCAGCTCCGAAGTGGCGAGGCAGACGACGCGCTTCCTGTTACGCCCTGCTGGAGTTCTACACCTTAAGGGCAAGAACCAAGGCATCGAGACTTTCGAGGCAATGACACGTAATCCAGAAAATACGATACTCTACGAGGAGTATTTGAACGCGTATGCCCTACTTGCCGCAGGCGACACGCGTGCGATAGCGGCATTTAAGTTGTTGGTCAAAAACTACCCGCAAGACGGCCTGATCGCTTTTCACCATAACCGTCTTGCAAGCGGAGAGTTCGGAGCAGACATTCACCTTGTCGGGAAATAA
- a CDS encoding caspase domain-containing protein — protein MRSAFILLVLLLATVSGHAVAEKRVALVIGNSAYQHAVQLANPKNDSSDIAAKLESLGFQVVSDQDLDLAGMRRTVRQFLEKLDGADMALFFYAGHGLQVNGSNYMVPVDAQLSSYNDLDFEALPIDLVLSAMERSTKVNLIFLDACRDNPFTEKLSRSMGTRSGSVSRGLARLGSGVGSLIAFATQPGNVAMDGAGRNSPFTTALVAHLGTPGHDIMRDLMDVRRDVLAATDGKQVPWENSSLTGEVVLEPLATEPKAASAPTSQSTLPDNAVELAYWATIKDSTDKSFFEAYLQQFPGGAFAPLAKLKIDAIDKRIETERQVAHRPETERAKGTEVASLEHPDPLAQSPSGDINSGELTLATQAELVRLGCLAGHADGKWGLSSRKALQDYADRQDVKLASLEPTAGLLEKLRAVGARICPLACEVGTVMQGDHCVPQTSRLSAFNGTWKLVRRATTDCGDWRELSTYLVISDGKVSSSSGFTGSVSSSGAVNITHSFIDKGKRGGNTLTGVIKGNNGTGKFKGTGAGSGCSGKIVMDRM, from the coding sequence ATGCGCAGCGCTTTCATTCTTTTGGTTCTATTGCTTGCCACTGTTTCGGGACACGCAGTCGCCGAGAAACGCGTTGCGTTGGTCATTGGCAATTCGGCCTACCAGCATGCCGTCCAACTAGCCAATCCGAAGAACGATTCCTCCGACATAGCTGCCAAACTTGAAAGCCTTGGCTTTCAGGTCGTGAGCGACCAAGACCTCGACTTGGCGGGAATGCGTCGCACGGTCCGCCAGTTCTTGGAGAAGCTCGACGGTGCCGACATGGCACTTTTTTTCTATGCCGGACACGGTCTGCAGGTGAACGGCAGCAACTATATGGTGCCGGTGGATGCACAGTTGTCCAGCTACAACGACCTCGACTTTGAGGCCCTTCCGATCGACCTCGTACTTTCAGCGATGGAGCGCAGCACCAAGGTCAACCTCATCTTCCTAGATGCTTGCCGGGACAATCCGTTCACCGAGAAGCTTTCCCGCTCGATGGGGACGCGCTCCGGTTCCGTGAGTCGGGGTCTGGCCAGGCTTGGCAGCGGAGTCGGCTCGCTCATAGCTTTCGCTACACAACCGGGCAATGTCGCCATGGACGGAGCGGGGCGGAATTCTCCATTCACGACTGCACTGGTCGCGCACCTCGGCACGCCGGGGCACGATATCATGCGCGACCTCATGGATGTGCGCCGCGATGTGCTGGCCGCGACAGATGGCAAGCAAGTGCCCTGGGAGAACTCTTCGCTCACGGGCGAGGTAGTGTTGGAGCCTCTCGCAACGGAACCGAAGGCGGCATCTGCCCCCACTTCACAGTCGACGTTGCCGGACAATGCAGTCGAACTTGCATATTGGGCGACTATCAAGGACTCGACCGACAAGAGCTTCTTCGAGGCGTATTTGCAGCAATTTCCGGGGGGCGCTTTTGCACCCCTTGCGAAGTTGAAGATCGACGCGATCGACAAGCGCATCGAAACGGAACGACAGGTGGCGCACCGGCCGGAGACGGAGCGCGCCAAGGGGACGGAAGTCGCAAGCCTTGAACACCCCGACCCGCTGGCGCAGTCACCGTCAGGCGACATAAATTCTGGCGAACTTACGCTGGCCACTCAAGCGGAACTGGTTCGCCTGGGGTGCCTAGCCGGCCATGCCGACGGCAAGTGGGGCTTAAGCAGCCGCAAAGCACTTCAAGACTATGCCGACCGGCAAGATGTCAAGCTTGCATCGTTGGAACCGACGGCGGGACTTCTGGAAAAACTAAGGGCGGTCGGAGCTCGTATCTGCCCGCTTGCTTGTGAAGTCGGAACGGTGATGCAGGGCGATCATTGTGTGCCTCAGACGAGCAGGCTAAGCGCCTTCAATGGCACATGGAAATTAGTCAGACGAGCCACAACGGATTGCGGCGACTGGCGAGAACTCTCAACATATCTCGTCATAAGTGACGGCAAAGTATCGTCTAGCTCCGGATTTACTGGAAGTGTTTCTAGCAGCGGCGCAGTCAATATAACGCATTCCTTTATTGATAAAGGAAAAAGAGGCGGGAACACCCTCACCGGTGTCATAAAAGGTAACAACGGAACTGGCAAATTCAAAGGGACCGGAGCCGGCAGCGGGTGTTCAGGGAAAATTGTCATGGACAGAATGTAG
- a CDS encoding transposase, with product MSHVTLLTGPERRRRWREEDQFRILAAAFAPGATVAAVARQYDVATSLIYKWRRTLRARETGFAEVVVVPDEPVAASVPAAAPAVIELEIAGKVRLRIPLTTPPTLAAAMVKALGVS from the coding sequence ATGAGCCATGTGACGTTATTGACCGGACCGGAGCGTCGTCGTCGTTGGCGTGAAGAGGATCAGTTCCGGATACTGGCCGCGGCATTCGCGCCCGGGGCCACGGTGGCAGCGGTAGCGCGTCAGTACGATGTCGCGACCAGCCTGATCTATAAGTGGCGCCGAACGCTGAGAGCCCGCGAGACAGGCTTTGCGGAAGTTGTCGTGGTTCCCGATGAGCCTGTCGCCGCTTCGGTGCCGGCGGCGGCCCCAGCGGTGATCGAGCTGGAGATCGCCGGCAAGGTGCGGCTGCGGATTCCGCTGACCACACCGCCGACACTCGCGGCGGCGATGGTGAAGGCGCTGGGCGTTTCATGA
- the tnpB gene encoding IS66 family insertion sequence element accessory protein TnpB (TnpB, as the term is used for proteins encoded by IS66 family insertion elements, is considered an accessory protein, since TnpC, encoded by a neighboring gene, is a DDE family transposase.): MIPVPSQVRIWLAVGRTDMRRGMQGLALQVQETLGRDPHAGDLYVFRGRSGNLIKIIWHDGLGMSLYAKRLEKGRFLWPSPADGTVSISPAQLAYMLDGIDWRNPRHTFRPQRAG, translated from the coding sequence ATGATCCCGGTTCCGAGCCAGGTGCGGATCTGGTTGGCGGTCGGCCGGACCGATATGCGTCGCGGAATGCAAGGCCTCGCTCTGCAGGTCCAGGAGACGTTGGGCCGGGATCCGCATGCCGGGGATCTTTATGTCTTCCGAGGCCGCAGCGGCAATCTGATCAAGATTATCTGGCATGATGGGCTCGGCATGTCGCTGTATGCAAAACGGCTCGAAAAGGGCCGGTTCCTATGGCCGTCGCCGGCGGACGGCACGGTTTCCATATCACCGGCGCAGCTCGCCTACATGCTCGACGGGATCGATTGGCGCAACCCGCGCCACACGTTCCGCCCCCAGCGCGCGGGCTGA
- a CDS encoding IS66 family transposase — MVATALDAVPDDIGALRAALTAALARAEDETARATLIEAELAVARAKASDDAALIAHQGLTIRKLQRALHGQSSERSARLHDQMELTFEELESTATEDEIAAEQAAARTTEVAPYVRKRPARQPFPEHLPRERVVEPAPTACHCCGGHRLRRLGEDITETLEVVPRQWKVIQHVREKFTCRDCEAISQAPAPFHATPRGWAGPGLLAMILFEKFGQHQPLNRQAERYAREGVPLSLSTLADQVGAGAAVLMPLFKRLEAHVLAASRLHGDDTTVPVLAKGKTDTGRLWTYVRDDRPFGGADPPAVVFYYSRDRRGEHPEAHLAGWSGILQADAYGGYGDLYATGRQPAPILEASCWAHSRRKVFELADIEAAARKKAHGEKPNLVYPLAVEAVKRIDALFDIERAINGLSPGQRHAVRKERSAPLVTELERWMIETRDKLSRGHDLTKAFNYMLRRWSSFTRFLDDGRICLSNNAAERALRGIALGRKSWLFCGSDRGGQRAAVLYSLIVSAKLNDVDPQAWLADILARIAAHPAQRIDDLLPWNWRSAKLRTQPAAA, encoded by the coding sequence ATGGTTGCCACCGCCCTGGATGCTGTTCCGGACGATATCGGTGCGCTGAGAGCAGCGCTGACCGCGGCGCTGGCCAGAGCCGAAGACGAGACCGCGCGCGCTACGCTGATCGAGGCCGAACTGGCGGTCGCCAGGGCCAAGGCATCGGATGATGCGGCGCTGATCGCACATCAGGGTCTGACGATCCGCAAGTTGCAGCGGGCGCTGCATGGTCAGAGTTCTGAACGCTCAGCCCGCCTGCACGACCAGATGGAGCTCACCTTCGAGGAACTCGAGAGCACGGCGACGGAAGACGAGATCGCCGCCGAACAGGCGGCGGCCCGGACCACTGAGGTGGCACCTTATGTGCGCAAACGACCGGCGCGCCAGCCATTTCCAGAGCATCTGCCGCGCGAACGCGTGGTTGAGCCGGCGCCGACCGCTTGCCACTGCTGCGGCGGTCATCGGCTGCGCAGGCTGGGTGAGGATATCACCGAGACGCTGGAGGTGGTGCCGCGGCAATGGAAGGTGATCCAACACGTGCGGGAGAAGTTCACCTGCCGCGACTGTGAGGCGATCAGCCAGGCACCGGCGCCGTTCCACGCCACCCCGCGCGGCTGGGCTGGCCCCGGCCTGCTGGCGATGATCCTGTTCGAGAAGTTCGGCCAGCATCAGCCGCTCAACCGCCAGGCTGAACGCTATGCCCGCGAAGGCGTGCCGCTCAGCCTGTCGACGCTCGCCGACCAGGTCGGCGCCGGCGCCGCGGTGCTGATGCCGCTGTTCAAGCGGCTCGAAGCCCATGTGCTGGCCGCTTCACGTCTGCACGGCGACGACACGACGGTGCCGGTCCTGGCCAAGGGCAAGACCGATACCGGCCGATTATGGACCTATGTGCGCGATGACCGGCCGTTCGGCGGCGCCGATCCGCCGGCGGTGGTGTTCTACTATTCCCGCGATCGCCGAGGCGAACATCCCGAGGCGCATCTCGCCGGCTGGAGCGGCATTCTGCAGGCCGACGCCTATGGCGGTTATGGTGATCTCTATGCGACGGGCCGTCAGCCGGCGCCTATTCTGGAAGCCAGCTGCTGGGCCCACAGCCGGCGCAAAGTGTTCGAGCTGGCCGATATCGAAGCGGCGGCGCGCAAGAAGGCGCACGGCGAGAAGCCCAACCTGGTCTATCCGCTAGCGGTTGAAGCCGTGAAGCGCATCGATGCCCTGTTCGATATCGAGCGCGCGATCAACGGCCTGTCGCCAGGCCAACGCCACGCCGTGCGCAAAGAGCGGAGCGCGCCGCTGGTCACCGAGCTCGAGCGCTGGATGATCGAGACGCGCGACAAGCTCTCGCGCGGACACGATCTGACCAAGGCCTTCAACTACATGCTGCGTCGCTGGTCGTCCTTCACCCGGTTCCTCGACGATGGGCGGATTTGCCTATCCAACAATGCAGCCGAGCGAGCCCTGCGCGGCATCGCTCTCGGCAGAAAGTCCTGGCTGTTCTGCGGTTCCGATCGCGGCGGACAGCGCGCTGCCGTTCTCTACAGCCTGATCGTCAGCGCCAAGTTGAATGACGTCGACCCTCAGGCCTGGCTCGCCGATATCCTGGCGCGCATCGCAGCCCACCCAGCCCAGCGGATCGATGATTTGCTGCCATGGAATTGGAGATCTGCAAAATTGCGGACCCAACCAGCGGCGGCCTGA